A single Suricata suricatta isolate VVHF042 chromosome 2, meerkat_22Aug2017_6uvM2_HiC, whole genome shotgun sequence DNA region contains:
- the ADRA2A gene encoding alpha-2A adrenergic receptor: MFRQEQPLAEGSFAPMGSLQVDAGNASWNGTEAPGGGARATPYSLQVTLTLVCLAGLLMLLTVFGNVLVIIAVFTSRALKAPQNLFLVSLASADILVATLVIPFSLANEVMGYWYFGKAWCEIYLALDVLFCTSSIVHLCAISLDRYWSITQAIEYNLKRTPRRIKAIIVTVWVISAVISFPPLISIEKKGGGGGQQTTEPRCKINDQKWYVISSCICSFFAPCLIMILVYVRIYQIERAGGAKASRWRGRQNREKRFTFVLAVVIGVFVVCWFPFFFTYTLTAVGCSVPRTLFNFFFWFGYCNSSLNPVIYTIFNHDFRRAFKKILCRGGRKRIV; encoded by the exons ATGTTCCGCCAGGAGCAGCCACTAGCCGAGGGCAGCTTCGCGCCCATGGGCTCCCTGCAGGTGGACGCGGGCAACGCTAGCTGGAATGGGACCGAGGCTCCGGGGGGCGGCGCCCGGGCCACCCCTTACTCCCTGCAGGTGACGCTGACGCTGGTGTGCCTGGCCGGCCTGCTCATGCTGCTCACGGTGTTCGGCAACGTGTTGGTCATCATCGCCGTGTTCACGAGCCGCGCACTTAAGGCGCCCCAGAACCTCTTTCTGGTGTCTCTGGCCTCGGCCGACATTCTGGTGGCCACGCTTGTTATCCCTTTCTCGCTGGCCAACGAGGTCATGGGCTACTGGTATTTCGGCAAGGCGTGGTGTGAGATCTACCTAGCGCTCGACGTGCTGTTCTGCACCTCGTCCATCGTGCACCTGTGCGCCATCAGCCTGGATCGCTACTGGTCCATCACGCAGGCCATCGAGTACAACCTGAAGCGCACGCCGCGCCGCATCAAGGCCATCATTGTCACCGTGTGGGTCATCTCGGCCGTCATCTCCTTCCCGCCGCTCATCTCCATCGAGAAGaagggcggcggcggcggccagcAGACTACCGAGCCGCGCTGCAAGATCAACGACCAGAAGTGGTACGTGATCTCGTCGTGCATCTGCTCCTTCTTCGCGCCCTGCCTCATCATGATCCTGGTCTACGTGCGCATCTACCAGATT GAGCGCGCCGGGGGCGCCAAGGCGTCGCGCTGGCGCGGGCGGCAGAACCGCGAAAAGCGCTTCACGTTCGTGCTGGCCGTGGTCATCGGCGTGTTCGTGGTGTGCTGGTTCCCCTTCTTCTTCACTTACACGCTCACGGCCGTGGGCTGCTCCGTGCCGCGCACGCTTTTCAACTTCTTCTTCTGGTTTGGCTACTGCAACAGCTCCCTGAACCCGGTCATCTACACCATCTTCAACCACGACTTCCGCCGCGCCTTCAAGAAGATCCTCTGCCGGGGAGGCAGGAAACGGATCGTGTGA